A stretch of the Streptomyces ortus genome encodes the following:
- a CDS encoding ATP-binding protein, with translation MPDAAALTIEDPRPPRKLYRSSDGRWLGGVARGLAGHLGLPVIWVRLVFAGLFMADGLGALLYASFWFFVPLGVGGVDAQRPPALATETAPDGRRRLVARKPDKGQIVALLAMVVVALVFVGNVDLSGGAKAYLWPTVLVGAGVALVWRQADNARRARWMEVGRRKRTISLLRSAAGVLLVAAGVSGIFVLQGSAAHLGSVLQAALAVLVGIALLAGPYLVRMTQDLSEERLMRIRAQERAEVAAHVHDSVLHTLTLIQRNAENASEVRRLARAQERDLRNWLYKPAGTGKDEADEPDTLAEAVRRSAAEVEDKHGVPIEVVVVGDCPLDDRTAAQMQAAREAMVNAAKYGGDGGAVQVFAEVEGRTVFVSVRDRGPGFDLDSIPADRMGVRESIIGRMERNGGTARLRAVPDGGTEVELEMERAET, from the coding sequence CCCGTGATCTGGGTCCGGCTGGTCTTCGCGGGCCTGTTCATGGCGGACGGCCTGGGCGCCCTGCTGTACGCGTCGTTCTGGTTCTTCGTCCCTCTCGGCGTCGGTGGCGTGGACGCCCAGAGGCCACCCGCCCTCGCCACCGAGACCGCCCCCGACGGCCGCCGCAGACTCGTGGCCCGCAAGCCCGACAAGGGCCAGATCGTCGCGCTGCTCGCGATGGTCGTGGTGGCCCTGGTCTTCGTGGGGAACGTGGACCTGAGCGGTGGCGCCAAGGCCTATCTCTGGCCCACCGTCCTCGTCGGCGCGGGCGTGGCCCTGGTCTGGCGCCAGGCGGACAATGCCCGCCGGGCCCGCTGGATGGAGGTCGGCCGCCGCAAGCGCACGATCAGCCTGCTCCGCTCCGCGGCCGGTGTCCTGCTCGTCGCCGCGGGAGTCTCCGGGATATTCGTTCTGCAGGGCTCCGCCGCCCACCTGGGGTCGGTCCTGCAGGCCGCGCTCGCCGTCCTCGTCGGGATAGCGCTGCTGGCCGGTCCGTATCTCGTGCGCATGACCCAGGACCTCTCCGAGGAACGCCTGATGCGCATCCGCGCACAGGAGCGGGCCGAAGTCGCCGCGCACGTCCACGACTCGGTGCTGCACACCCTCACACTGATACAGCGCAACGCGGAGAACGCGAGCGAGGTCCGCCGCCTCGCCCGCGCCCAGGAGCGCGACCTGCGCAACTGGCTCTACAAACCGGCGGGCACCGGAAAGGACGAGGCGGACGAGCCCGACACCCTCGCCGAGGCCGTCAGGCGCAGCGCGGCGGAGGTCGAGGACAAGCACGGCGTCCCCATAGAGGTGGTGGTCGTCGGCGACTGCCCGCTCGACGACAGGACCGCCGCCCAGATGCAGGCCGCGAGGGAAGCCATGGTGAACGCGGCCAAGTACGGTGGCGACGGCGGCGCGGTGCAGGTCTTCGCCGAGGTCGAGGGAAGGACCGTCTTCGTGTCGGTCCGGGACCGCGGTCCCGGATTCGACCTGGACTCGATACCCGCCGACCGCATGGGCGTCAGAGAATCGATCATCGGCCGCATGGAGCGCAACGGCGGTACGGCCAGGCTGCGCGCGGTGCCGGACGGCGGCACGGAGGTCGAGCTGGAGATGGAGAGGGCGGAGACATGA
- a CDS encoding C40 family peptidase, which yields MAPHRKSRPPSSLGLRTPALATAALTSVALLSQTAEASPAAEPRPSTEEVQKKIDDLYQQAGTATEKYNAAKEKTTKQRKRVATLLDDVAQRTEKLNSAREALGSFAAAQYRTGASAPDSASLLLADNPQDYFDQTQLMNRLTARQKQAVDEYVTQRTTTSKKRQEASEGLETLTTTQSTLKTSKADVQRKLADARELLSKLTAEEKARLAAIERKKQEEARRKADELARQQAADAERRRQEAATQGTGAGTGAGTGTGTGTGSVPGSDSASSTKAAKALAFARAQIGKPYVWGASGPGSYDCSGLTQAAWKAAGVTLPRTTWDQVDTGTTVSVDSAQPGDLVFFYDDISHVGIYIGDGMMIHAPKPGAYVREESIYYMPIHSVVRPG from the coding sequence GTGGCGCCACACCGCAAGTCGCGGCCCCCCAGTTCCCTGGGCCTGCGGACGCCGGCCCTCGCCACCGCGGCCCTGACCTCGGTGGCCCTGCTCTCCCAGACGGCGGAGGCCTCGCCGGCCGCGGAGCCCAGGCCGAGCACGGAGGAAGTCCAGAAGAAGATCGACGACCTCTACCAGCAGGCGGGTACGGCCACCGAGAAGTACAACGCCGCCAAGGAGAAGACCACCAAGCAGCGCAAGCGCGTCGCCACGCTCCTCGACGACGTGGCGCAGCGTACGGAGAAGCTCAACAGCGCGCGTGAGGCGCTCGGATCGTTCGCCGCGGCGCAGTACCGCACCGGAGCCTCCGCCCCCGACTCGGCCTCTCTCCTCCTCGCGGACAACCCGCAGGACTATTTCGACCAGACCCAGCTGATGAACCGGCTGACCGCCCGGCAGAAGCAGGCCGTCGACGAGTACGTCACCCAGCGGACCACCACGTCGAAGAAGCGGCAGGAGGCGTCCGAGGGCCTGGAGACGCTCACCACGACGCAGAGCACGCTGAAGACGTCCAAGGCCGACGTCCAGCGCAAGCTCGCCGACGCGCGCGAACTCCTCTCGAAGCTGACCGCCGAGGAGAAGGCCCGCCTCGCCGCGATCGAACGGAAGAAGCAGGAAGAGGCCCGGCGCAAGGCGGACGAGCTGGCGCGGCAGCAGGCGGCCGACGCGGAGCGCCGGCGCCAGGAGGCAGCGACACAGGGCACGGGAGCCGGTACCGGTGCCGGCACGGGCACGGGCACGGGCACGGGGAGTGTGCCGGGCTCGGACTCCGCCTCCTCCACCAAGGCGGCCAAGGCGCTCGCCTTCGCCCGCGCCCAGATCGGCAAGCCGTACGTCTGGGGCGCCAGCGGTCCCGGTTCGTACGACTGCTCCGGTCTGACCCAGGCCGCCTGGAAGGCGGCCGGTGTGACCCTGCCACGCACCACGTGGGACCAGGTGGACACCGGCACGACGGTCTCCGTGGACAGTGCCCAGCCCGGTGACCTGGTCTTCTTCTACGACGACATCAGTCACGTCGGCATCTACATCGGCGACGGCATGATGATCCACGCCCCGAAGCCGGGCGCGTACGTCCGCGAGGAGTCGATCTACTACATGCCGATCCACAGCGTGGTGCGGCCGGGCTAG
- a CDS encoding LuxR C-terminal-related transcriptional regulator, with protein sequence MSDANEPTGAVGPTDGVTGGAEAGATGAGSTGNPAGSAPGRRVRVVLVDDHRMFRTGVQAEIGQTERTGVEVVGEAADVDQAVTVITATRPEVVLLDVHLPGGGGVEVLRRCSPLMADPEQPVRFLALSVSDAAEDVIGVIRGGARGYVTKTITGTDLVDSVFRVQDGDAVFSPRLAGFVLDAFASTDAPPVDEDLDRLTQREREVLRLIARGYAYKEIAKQLFISVKTVESHVSAVLRKLQLSNRHELTRWATARRLV encoded by the coding sequence ATGAGCGACGCGAACGAACCGACCGGAGCGGTCGGGCCGACCGACGGCGTGACCGGCGGTGCGGAGGCCGGCGCGACCGGTGCTGGCTCGACCGGGAATCCGGCCGGTTCCGCGCCAGGGCGTCGGGTGCGCGTGGTGCTCGTCGACGACCACCGCATGTTCCGTACGGGGGTCCAGGCGGAGATCGGGCAGACCGAGCGGACCGGCGTCGAGGTGGTCGGCGAGGCCGCGGACGTCGACCAGGCGGTCACGGTCATCACGGCGACCCGCCCCGAGGTCGTCCTCCTCGACGTCCACCTCCCGGGCGGCGGCGGGGTCGAAGTGCTGCGCCGCTGTTCGCCCTTGATGGCCGACCCCGAGCAGCCGGTGCGGTTCCTCGCGTTGTCCGTGTCGGACGCGGCGGAGGACGTCATCGGAGTGATCCGGGGCGGCGCCCGCGGCTACGTCACGAAGACGATCACCGGCACGGACCTGGTCGACTCGGTCTTCCGCGTCCAGGACGGCGACGCGGTCTTCTCGCCCCGCCTGGCCGGCTTCGTCCTGGATGCGTTCGCCTCCACCGACGCCCCGCCGGTCGACGAGGACCTCGACCGCCTGACCCAGCGCGAGCGCGAGGTCCTGCGCCTCATCGCCCGCGGCTACGCGTACAAGGAGATCGCGAAGCAGCTCTTCATCTCCGTCAAGACGGTCGAGTCCCACGTCTCGGCGGTCCTGCGGAAGCTCCAGCTCTCCAACCGCCACGAGCTGACACGGTGGGCGACGGCACGACGCCTGGTCTAG
- a CDS encoding C40 family peptidase, which yields MAAHRKPRQRSLGGGTARTAFTIALAGAASATGFEGTGVAAPQLTPAQVKAKVDKLYQEAEVATEKYNGAKEKATKAAGRLGTLQDEAARKTERLNSERAALGSLATAQYRDGGIDPALGLMLSSDPDRYLDGAAFAERAGSRQASAVSRVRTQLRDIEQLRGAAHIELTSLKARQADLKRHKKTITGKLGEARHLLARLPAADRARIGADDPDTARASRSGQASRDLGHGSPSTTAPNARAAAAVSYVYGKLGSPYVWGATGPDAFDCSGLMQAAYRSAGISLPRTTYAQINAGQRVSRSALQPGDLVFFYSGISHVGMYVGNGQMVHAPNPSAPVRVAPIDEMPFAGATRVA from the coding sequence GTGGCAGCGCACCGCAAGCCCAGACAGCGCTCACTCGGCGGCGGTACGGCCCGCACCGCCTTCACCATCGCCCTCGCGGGAGCGGCGAGCGCGACCGGGTTCGAAGGGACGGGGGTCGCCGCACCCCAGCTGACGCCGGCCCAGGTGAAGGCGAAGGTCGACAAGCTGTACCAGGAGGCGGAGGTCGCCACCGAGAAGTACAACGGGGCGAAGGAGAAGGCCACGAAGGCGGCCGGCCGGCTCGGCACCCTGCAGGACGAGGCGGCACGGAAGACGGAGCGGCTCAACTCCGAGCGGGCCGCACTCGGCTCACTGGCGACCGCCCAGTACCGGGACGGCGGCATCGATCCCGCGCTGGGGCTGATGCTCTCCTCGGACCCCGACCGGTATCTGGACGGGGCCGCGTTCGCCGAGCGGGCCGGCAGCCGACAGGCCTCGGCGGTCTCCCGCGTCCGCACGCAGCTGCGCGACATCGAGCAGTTGCGTGGCGCCGCACACATCGAACTCACCTCTCTCAAGGCACGACAGGCGGACCTGAAACGCCACAAGAAGACGATCACCGGGAAGCTCGGCGAAGCACGCCACCTGCTGGCACGGCTGCCGGCCGCGGACCGGGCCCGCATCGGCGCGGACGACCCGGACACCGCACGCGCCTCACGTTCCGGACAGGCCTCCCGCGACCTCGGCCACGGCTCTCCCTCCACGACCGCGCCCAACGCCCGGGCGGCGGCAGCGGTCTCGTACGTCTACGGGAAGCTCGGCAGCCCTTACGTGTGGGGGGCCACCGGGCCCGACGCCTTCGACTGCTCGGGGCTGATGCAGGCCGCGTACCGCTCCGCGGGCATCTCGCTGCCCCGGACGACATACGCGCAGATCAACGCGGGCCAACGCGTCTCCCGCTCCGCACTCCAACCCGGTGACCTGGTGTTCTTCTACTCGGGCATCAGCCATGTGGGCATGTACGTCGGCAATGGACAGATGGTCCACGCACCCAACCCGTCGGCCCCGGTACGCGTCGCACCGATCGACGAGATGCCGTTCGCGGGGGCGACGCGGGTGGCGTGA